The genomic DNA GTCCTGGATAACCACTGATTAAATGACCTGCCGGCTTGGCGAGAGACTTTTTCGTCTGACAAGGAAGCAAAACCGTAGAATTAGCGGCTCTTATTTCAAGGTTTTGCTGACGCAGCCAGGCGGGAAAAAGATCCGTCAGGACGCGCAGCATTAATTAATAAGTGGTTACCTAGAGCTTCCGGGACTTGGCGCAAGCCAGGCCAATTGATTAAAAGTTGCTTTTCCAGTTTAAGTAACGCCCGGCCGGCCGTTTTTCTCCTTCCTCGCCAGGTTGCTTTTCCACCACCGGCAAGGGTATAGGCTGAGGCGACGGTGTGGCTGGCTGCTCCTGAGAGATGGCGGCGGCTACTTCCTTGGCGACAAAGGATTTAGTTTCCGGGGGATCTTTTTTTTCGTGTTTATCATGATTGCTATCCTGCATTTTGTCAGTATGGCTGCCGCCCAGGTTGTTGATCAGTCCCAGGATGGCCGACATATTGCCCCCGCCGAGTTTTGCCTTTAACTGGGGATTATTGAGCAGCGGCAATAGTGACATGAGGAGGTCCGGTGACGGTCCGCTGCCATCACCTTTAGTTAATTCGCCAAGCAGTTTCTGCAGTGGATTTTCACCTGACGCTGCCGGTATCGACCCTGTGGCGGCGCTACCGGCTCCCTGGCTGCGATTGAGTATGGCGATCAGACATAGTAGCGAAAGTAGGTTGATGGCCGTATCATAATTGGTGTTATTTGTTGTCAGGGTATCCAAGATGCGGGTAACCGATTGTAGCAGGGACCGGTCAGAGGTTTCGTTCGACATATAACCACTCCTTAGATCAGGCCGGGAATTTTAGGGAGGTTTAAGTCGCCGGCGAGCTTATTCATGGCTGATTGGTGTAATTCACGTGATTTATCCAGGGCATTGTTCATAGTGGCGACTAATAGATCCTGGAGCAGGGCGATGCTTTCCGGATTCAGGTATTGCGCGTTTAGTTCAATGGCGAGGATTTCTTGCTGGCCGTTGATTACAACTTTTATGACATCGCCGCTGGTGACTTCCAGCCGTTCATTTTTTAACTGTCCCTGAATAGTATCCACATTCTGTTGTAGCTTTTTTACGACATCCATCATATTGCCCAGATTCTCCCACATAATTCCACCTCCGCTATATTTATATGCTAATGTATGCAAAAAGAGTAAAAATGTGCTTCATTTATTTAATTTAAAAATAAAGAGGCAGATGCCATACCTCGCACATATATTATATTAGCCAGTTTTAAATTCTTAGGAGGTGGGCTTCATGCGCCTGCGGCGACGGCATAGAAGAAATCAACTGCGTGAATCCAAGGCGACAGTGTTGCCTGATGAAAATATAAGCATAAATAGCGAGCCGGAGGAAGTGACAGTTGACGACAGGGACAGTGAACCGGTCAAGTCGGTCGCGCCGGAACAGGTAACTGTGGAAACGCCCTACCAGCCTGGACCGGGTAATTTCTTGCGGCGGATTATTAACAATCCTAATTTTAGTTTTCAGGCCGTTATCATTCTATTAACCTTATTTTCCGATAATTTTCCTATGGAGCGTCACTTAAACGGCATTACCACCACGGTAGATAAAATCCGCAATGTAACCGAAGTCGTCAATAGTACCATGCAGTCCCTCAAGGTTGCTTCCGAGGCGCCGCGGCATATTAGAAAAATGCTGGAATGAGCGGGCGTCAATTTTATTTTAGTAACATATAAGACGGAAAAACCATATTATGAAATAAAAGGTGAGGTCAACTGCTGGTACAGACTTTCCGGCAGGGCTTCATTGGTTAATTGAGGGAGGGAATCGAATGGCAAGAAATTGTGGCGGTTTTGGCGGCGGTTTTGGCTCCTGGTGGATTATCATTATTATTATTTTGCTGTTCTTCTTTGCGGTAGATGACGGTCCGTTTGTTTAAAAGATATTTGTGTAACAGGGGAATCGGCAATGGCGTTGTCTCTATATAGCCAGCTGCCAAGCTGGAGAATGCTCATTTCATTATATGTAAAAATAAAAAAACGCGCGAAAGGCGCGTTTTTTTTCGTGACCGGGGAAAGGAGCGGTGTTTTTAGTTTTTCTTCGGTTTTTCCGGCAGTCCTTCCGGTACTGGTGGAAGGGTGGCAGTGCCGCTCTTGTCCGGGCTATCCTGCTTAGGAGGCGGCGGCAAGGGTTTTACCTCGCTATGAGGTGTGTCAGGGGTTCCTTCGCTGGAGTTCCCGGTCTTGTCTTTATCTTTCTCCGCTTCTTTAGTTTTGTCTTTATCCTGCAGATTTTCGGTAGCGGTGCTTTGTTTATTCGGTTGGGTGCCTTCGATGAAGATTTCACTTTTAGCGTCTTTGTTATTGGGATCGGTCACCAGCAGTCCGTCCTGGGTCGAAACGGTGGCTGAAACAATGCCGCCGGGACGGGGGAAATCACGGACCGGCATACCCTCTACAGCCCTAGCCATGAAGGATCGCCAGATCCTGGCGGGCGTAGCACCGCCGGTAATTCCGTTCAAATAACCGTCGTTGTCATTGCCCATCCATACGGCGGCTACCAGGTCTGGAGTATAGCCGACAAACCAGGCATCCTTATAGTCGTTGGTGGTACCGGTTTTCCCGGCAGCCGGCCGGCCAAGATTAGCTGCTGTACCAGTGCCGCGCAAGAGGACACCTTTTAAGATATCCGTCAGAAGGTAGGCGCTTTTTTCATTAATGACCGCTTTTTCCTGGGGCGTGTATTCTTCCAGCACCTTGCCGGTGCGGTCAACTACCTTGATGATGGCAACCGGTGCGGCCCGTACGCCCTGATTGGCCAATACGCCGTAGGCACTGGCAATTTCCAGCGGGGTTACGCCACGGGTCAGGCCCCCAAGCGATGCAGCCAGGTTGCGGTCATTGGTGCCGCCGTTTAATACCAGCGTGGAGATTCCCATCTGCTGTGCATAATATAAAGCCTTGTCAATGCCAACTTGATTGGCCAGC from Propionispora hippei DSM 15287 includes the following:
- a CDS encoding YbaB/EbfC family nucleoid-associated protein, which codes for MWENLGNMMDVVKKLQQNVDTIQGQLKNERLEVTSGDVIKVVINGQQEILAIELNAQYLNPESIALLQDLLVATMNNALDKSRELHQSAMNKLAGDLNLPKIPGLI